A single genomic interval of Methyloceanibacter caenitepidi harbors:
- a CDS encoding exonuclease SbcCD subunit D produces the protein MRVLHTADLHLGRQFNGISLEEDHAVVLDQIIGTIVECEVDVLVIAGDIFDRAAPPATAVRQFNAFLSRVASETRAAVAMIAGNHDSGDRIASMSIMTDTRRALIRGDVSADERPLVLADKYGPVAFSGLPFAYEYTARECFADETLQSPEDVLAAQVAAARRNVPEGARWVIIGHAFVSGAQSSDSERPLVRVGGIETVGPEIFDGAHYVALGHLHRPQSVGVPHICYSGSPLAFGFDEAGTAKSMSLVEIDGAGAVDVKTIPFEPLRGIRTLRGKHAELVAAEPSTDFIKAVLTDDVPVIDGMKRLRAVFPNACDLTYERDQRAPEVKSLDGRQTKMANPLDVMGDFLELVRGERFNEDELKVIATALHDVRTGEDVE, from the coding sequence GTGAGAGTTCTTCACACTGCCGATCTGCATCTCGGCCGCCAGTTCAACGGCATCTCGCTGGAAGAGGATCACGCTGTGGTTCTCGATCAGATCATTGGCACGATAGTGGAATGTGAGGTGGACGTCCTTGTGATCGCTGGCGATATTTTTGATCGCGCCGCGCCGCCTGCGACGGCGGTCCGTCAGTTCAATGCATTCCTGTCGCGAGTAGCCTCGGAGACCAGGGCTGCGGTCGCCATGATTGCGGGCAACCACGATTCTGGCGATCGCATCGCGTCGATGTCTATCATGACGGACACACGTAGAGCGCTTATCCGCGGGGATGTGAGTGCGGACGAGAGGCCATTGGTCCTGGCTGATAAGTACGGCCCCGTCGCCTTTTCTGGTCTTCCATTCGCATATGAGTACACAGCCCGGGAGTGTTTCGCCGATGAAACGCTGCAATCCCCTGAGGACGTTCTTGCCGCCCAGGTTGCCGCTGCTCGCCGCAATGTCCCGGAAGGGGCTCGTTGGGTAATCATCGGCCACGCTTTTGTCTCCGGTGCGCAGAGCAGCGATAGCGAGAGGCCACTCGTCCGAGTAGGTGGAATTGAGACGGTCGGGCCGGAGATCTTCGACGGCGCACACTATGTCGCCCTGGGGCATCTGCATCGTCCCCAATCGGTGGGCGTGCCGCACATCTGTTATTCCGGATCGCCTCTCGCCTTCGGCTTCGATGAGGCGGGCACTGCCAAGTCCATGAGTCTAGTCGAAATCGATGGGGCCGGCGCCGTCGATGTCAAGACGATTCCATTCGAGCCGCTTCGGGGTATCCGGACCCTCAGAGGGAAGCATGCTGAGCTTGTAGCCGCGGAACCCTCTACGGATTTTATCAAGGCCGTCCTTACGGACGACGTGCCGGTGATTGACGGGATGAAGCGCCTGCGCGCGGTCTTTCCAAACGCGTGCGATTTGACTTACGAGCGCGACCAACGCGCCCCTGAGGTGAAGTCGCTCGATGGACGGCAGACGAAAATGGCCAATCCATTAGACGTCATGGGAGACTTCTTGGAACTAGTGAGGGGAGAGCGCTTCAATGAGGATGAATTGAAGGTCATTGCGACTGCGCTCCATGACGTGCGGACAGGAGAGGACGTCGAATGA
- a CDS encoding AAA family ATPase — MRPVRLTLQAFGPYPGKEVIDFRDAVEAGLFGIYGQTGSGKSTVFSAMTFALFGEPAKPEQETPSLRSDHADADMQTEVELVFDMGGHRYVVARRPEQMRPKQRGVGETRHPHEAFLFDATGIAVDEIGGESRGKILAEKRVRDVDKAIIEMLGYGPEQFRQIVLLPQGKFEAFLAAKTKERLAILRDLFDVSAYRALSAKLKSDADTAERHVQDQRRVCSGRLGAEGFESLDALNDGIDAAGVHCSETAKVEEGARAGLLAAQTALGAAEKLEEQFKSLDLARETLAVLEAGQEAMDALAKRIVQAERARILLDVESNVSEADADAKNARHARNESQRLAEMASAKAKEAVTALEVETQRAGEMDEMRQNLEALDRHKEVLEKSTGLVEAVDRAREAKRQAGESLESAERRLAGLDKQHQTNVDAIKAARQAEVHLRDSVARLEGLKRLLSAATNFEKAEVSVQVAHDELQVLTSTHANAARAAHEAKSEYAEAERALSEAQALHLAAKLEPGEPCPVCGSIEHPAPATGAAEHAGLDQAFRDTKAAFELADAAVHEAFASLEAGRVILAERQGILAAFDPPRESAAVLTEQIETEQLLLEDAGPPRDIAAMEADGERLAEQIREATQVREECRDTLGKLQASAAAEQARLDQMLSAVPQDLRDPAALAATRQKVAGGLAERQAARDAAEAMARETRDADLSTAKDLQAAAGKLTESQARHRKAEEAFAARLAQAGVTEDEFRALKPAIATVEEDRTTVNEHRRKLENANEEMHKTSEAIQDRERPDLSVLQAAKLDADQKLTEAVDLRSGAQQRLAHLSKLKGDLEETLRELDALEASSGPLRALAALANGENPQRLDLETFAIGAMFDRVLEAANLRLGPMTGDRYRLMRNEESAGRGRRGLEIEVFDIFTGKARPTSTLSGGETFIAALALALGLADVVESASGKVRLDTIFIDEGFGSLDTENGSGTLDQVLQVLAKLVSQNRAVGLISHVSLVQEAIPNGFYVWKEVTGSHVEARGVN; from the coding sequence ATGAGACCGGTGAGGCTGACCTTGCAGGCGTTCGGCCCATACCCGGGCAAGGAAGTCATCGACTTCCGCGACGCGGTCGAGGCTGGGCTGTTTGGTATCTACGGTCAAACCGGTTCGGGGAAATCCACGGTCTTCAGCGCAATGACATTCGCGCTATTTGGAGAGCCGGCGAAGCCCGAGCAGGAGACGCCGTCGTTAAGGTCCGATCACGCCGACGCGGATATGCAGACAGAGGTCGAGCTTGTGTTCGACATGGGCGGCCATCGCTATGTCGTTGCGCGTCGCCCGGAGCAAATGCGCCCGAAGCAACGTGGAGTTGGCGAGACGCGGCATCCCCACGAGGCATTCCTGTTTGACGCGACAGGAATTGCGGTTGACGAGATCGGAGGTGAGAGCCGCGGCAAGATCTTGGCTGAAAAGAGGGTTCGCGATGTTGATAAGGCGATCATCGAAATGCTGGGCTATGGGCCCGAGCAGTTCCGCCAGATCGTACTTCTGCCGCAGGGGAAGTTCGAGGCGTTTCTCGCGGCGAAGACGAAGGAACGGCTCGCAATCCTGCGGGACCTATTCGATGTTTCTGCCTATCGAGCCCTGTCGGCCAAGCTGAAGTCGGATGCAGACACTGCCGAGCGCCACGTTCAGGACCAGCGCAGAGTCTGCAGCGGCCGTCTTGGTGCGGAGGGCTTCGAGAGCCTCGATGCGCTGAACGATGGAATCGATGCCGCCGGCGTGCACTGCTCTGAGACTGCAAAAGTGGAAGAAGGCGCAAGGGCCGGTCTCCTCGCGGCTCAGACTGCGCTGGGAGCAGCCGAGAAGCTGGAGGAGCAATTCAAGAGCCTCGATCTGGCACGCGAGACGCTCGCTGTTCTTGAAGCGGGCCAAGAGGCAATGGATGCGCTTGCCAAACGAATTGTCCAGGCCGAACGCGCCAGGATCCTGCTCGATGTGGAAAGCAACGTGAGCGAGGCGGATGCCGACGCCAAGAATGCGCGGCATGCACGGAACGAATCCCAGCGTCTCGCGGAGATGGCGTCTGCGAAGGCCAAGGAGGCTGTGACCGCGCTTGAGGTCGAAACACAGCGCGCGGGCGAAATGGACGAAATGCGCCAGAATCTCGAGGCGTTGGACCGTCACAAGGAGGTGCTCGAAAAGTCCACGGGACTGGTGGAGGCGGTTGATCGAGCGCGCGAGGCCAAGCGCCAGGCTGGTGAGAGTCTCGAAAGCGCTGAAAGAAGACTGGCGGGCCTCGATAAGCAGCATCAGACGAATGTCGATGCCATCAAAGCGGCGCGCCAAGCAGAGGTCCATCTCCGGGACTCTGTGGCGCGGCTTGAGGGCCTGAAGCGATTGCTCTCCGCGGCTACGAACTTCGAAAAAGCGGAAGTCAGCGTGCAAGTGGCTCATGACGAGCTTCAAGTGCTGACATCGACGCATGCAAATGCCGCCCGAGCCGCGCATGAGGCCAAGTCCGAGTACGCGGAGGCGGAACGGGCACTCTCCGAGGCCCAGGCGCTGCACTTGGCCGCCAAGCTCGAGCCTGGAGAGCCCTGTCCTGTTTGCGGCTCGATTGAACATCCGGCACCGGCTACCGGAGCCGCCGAGCATGCCGGGTTGGATCAAGCGTTTCGGGACACGAAAGCTGCATTCGAGTTGGCGGACGCAGCAGTTCACGAAGCGTTTGCAAGTCTCGAAGCGGGACGGGTGATCCTTGCGGAGCGGCAAGGCATACTCGCGGCGTTTGATCCTCCCCGTGAAAGTGCCGCGGTGCTCACGGAGCAGATTGAGACGGAACAGCTTTTACTAGAAGATGCCGGCCCCCCACGCGACATCGCTGCAATGGAAGCCGACGGTGAGCGACTTGCCGAACAGATTCGAGAGGCCACGCAAGTACGCGAGGAATGCCGCGATACACTCGGCAAGCTCCAAGCGAGCGCTGCCGCGGAGCAAGCGCGCCTCGATCAGATGCTATCGGCGGTTCCACAAGATTTGCGGGACCCGGCAGCTCTCGCCGCTACCAGGCAGAAGGTCGCCGGAGGCCTAGCAGAGCGGCAAGCTGCGCGAGACGCTGCAGAGGCCATGGCGAGGGAAACGCGCGATGCCGATCTTTCCACCGCGAAGGATTTGCAGGCAGCTGCAGGCAAGCTCACGGAATCTCAAGCGCGCCACCGCAAGGCAGAAGAAGCATTCGCAGCGCGCCTTGCACAAGCCGGTGTGACAGAGGACGAGTTCCGGGCCCTCAAGCCCGCTATTGCGACGGTCGAAGAGGATCGCACAACGGTGAATGAGCATCGTCGGAAGCTTGAGAATGCGAATGAGGAGATGCACAAGACCTCGGAGGCAATTCAGGATCGAGAGCGTCCTGATCTATCGGTACTGCAAGCGGCGAAGCTGGATGCCGATCAGAAGCTGACCGAAGCCGTGGACTTGCGTTCCGGGGCGCAGCAACGATTGGCCCACCTCTCAAAGCTCAAAGGCGATTTGGAGGAGACCCTGCGCGAGCTCGACGCGTTGGAAGCCTCCTCGGGTCCCCTTCGAGCCCTCGCCGCGCTTGCGAACGGCGAGAACCCGCAACGGCTCGACCTGGAAACGTTTGCCATCGGCGCGATGTTCGACCGGGTTTTGGAGGCGGCTAATCTGCGGCTCGGTCCCATGACGGGAGACCGCTACAGGTTGATGCGGAATGAGGAAAGTGCTGGCCGCGGGCGGCGCGGCCTTGAGATCGAAGTTTTCGATATCTTCACGGGCAAGGCGCGCCCAACCAGCACGTTGTCGGGCGGAGAGACGTTTATCGCCGCTCTCGCTCTCGCGCTCGGGCTCGCCGACGTCGTCGAAAGTGCGAGCGGGAAGGTCCGGCTGGATACAATTTTCATTGATGAGGGCTTCGGCAGTCTAGACACCGAGAACGGTTCAGGCACGCTCGATCAGGTCCTGCAAGTGCTTGCCAAGCTCGTCAGTCAGAACCGCGCGGTGGGCCTCATCTCGCATGTCTCCCTTGTGCAGGAAGCCATTCCAAATGGCTTCTATGTTTGGAAGGAAGTCACGGGAAGCCACGTAGAGGCCAGGGGGGTGAATTGA